The sequence AACACTGCGAATCTGGAGATATTTTATTAAAAGATATTGCCCTCCCACGCACGCAACCGGGGGATATTCTGGTGGTGTTGGCAACGGGTGCCTACAACTACAGCATGGCTTCCAACTACAACCGGATACCCCGACCGGCGGCGGTTTTGGTGCAAGATGGGTCTGCCAATTTGCTGATCAAGCGGGAAACCTGGGAGGATCTGCTCCGCCAGGATTGCCTACCGGAGCGGTTGATCACTCCCGCAACACCCTAAAAACAGCGGGCGGCGCCCCCCTGGGGATTGGGTTGAACACAGCGCAGGGGTTGGTTGGCAATGGCGGAAAACCCAATTTTCCCCAGCAGATTGCCCCAGTCCTGCAGCAATTCCTGGTTCGTGGGATTTTGCCGCCGCAGGGCCACCAACATTTGCAAAGCATCGTACCAGACCCCCGCCTCCGCCAAAATGGCTGGGTAGTCCCCCAGATCGGCCTGGGCAAGCGCCGCCGTTAACCGGGGATTATTTGGGGAAATCCGTTCGATCCGCCCCAGGGCAATCATCCAGGCATCCGGTTCCCCGGCCATGCCATCCAGAGTACACTGTACCGCAAGGGACCATTCGTATTCCTGCCCCACCGCCAAAGGGGCCACCGTCGCTGGCAGGGTCAGGCTCCCAATCCCCCCGCCGCTACTGGTAAAGGTTTCGCTATGCACCAACTCCCCAGGCTGACCTTGACTATTCACCCGCCGGAGTTGAAATTCGACCGGGGTGGGCCGTTCCAATTCGGGGATGTACCAAAAAAAGGTGGCATAGTCCTGGAGGGTTTGGCCGTAATTGCCCTCGGGTAGGAGTACCCGCAGTTTTTGTTCCTTGTCCTTGGCACAGCCCGAACCCCGTTTAGACCCCCCCTCCCGATTGCCAGGGCGACCCACCGTAGGTAAATTCAAACTGGCAAAGGCTGGGCGACGGCGGGTGGGGCTGGTTGCTACTCTTTTCGGTTCCACCTGTGGGGGGAGGGGGGTGGCTAAAACGTCTGCCACACTGGGGGTTGCGCCCTTCGGTAACACCAATTTTTGCCCCACCAAAATCAGGTCTGGGTCATTGCGTAAACTGGGGTTGGCCTGCAACATCTGTTCCAGGGTGACATTGTGGCGACGGGCGATCCCGGTCAGAGTATCCCCCAAACGTACTGTGTATGGGGACTGCGCCCAGCCGGTAGGTGCCCAGCAGAGCATACCACCGACCAACAAACCTGCGACCCATCCATACCGTTTCATCCGAATCCTCCTTGAAATTTAATCGAAATTTAATTGGGTTGGGGGGTGCCTTGGGCGGGGTCAAGCTGAATCTCCAGCAGGGGCGCAGGATTCTGATATTCGCAGATTTCCCGCTCCAACCGTTGCTGACCGACGCTGATGAACCGTTGCGAGCTGTTAATCCCCAGGGATGAAGGGCCGGGAATGCCAATCAGGGGCATACAGGGGTTTCCCTGTGCAAGAAGCAGACCCACAGCCATCAGCGGAAGCATGACCGTCACCAGAGAACAACGAACCCAAACTGTCTTGACATTTTTATCCTGGTCTGATTATACCCGAGAGCGAGGGGGGAATCATCACGGGGTGACAGTGAGGGGGATCACTGCCGGTGGATTGATTTCCTTCCCCCGTTCAAATCAAAATTTATGAACATTAGGGTAATTTAATGAATATGGCAATACTAACTGAATTGAAAATGGGGTTTGCAAGGCACCATGCCCGTCCTTGGTTCTAAGTAATTTCCGTTCGTTAATCCAGTAGGATGGCTATATCAATTTCGCAGTTTTTTAACAAGTGCCTGAATAATCTCAACATGAAAAGTAATAGTGCTTTAATAGTGCTTTTACCAACATCACCCCCTTGTGATTCCTAATATAGCAATCCTACTTAATTTAGAAACAAAAATTTTCCAGAACCATACACCGCAGGTGCTTCTTTGACGGGGGCAGCGCCCCTGCGACCCCTGTTCTAA comes from Synechococcus sp. C9 and encodes:
- a CDS encoding DUF928 domain-containing protein codes for the protein MKRYGWVAGLLVGGMLCWAPTGWAQSPYTVRLGDTLTGIARRHNVTLEQMLQANPSLRNDPDLILVGQKLVLPKGATPSVADVLATPLPPQVEPKRVATSPTRRRPAFASLNLPTVGRPGNREGGSKRGSGCAKDKEQKLRVLLPEGNYGQTLQDYATFFWYIPELERPTPVEFQLRRVNSQGQPGELVHSETFTSSGGGIGSLTLPATVAPLAVGQEYEWSLAVQCTLDGMAGEPDAWMIALGRIERISPNNPRLTAALAQADLGDYPAILAEAGVWYDALQMLVALRRQNPTNQELLQDWGNLLGKIGFSAIANQPLRCVQPNPQGGAARCF